From the genome of Brassica napus cultivar Da-Ae chromosome C4 unlocalized genomic scaffold, Da-Ae chrC04_Random_16, whole genome shotgun sequence, one region includes:
- the LOC125594736 gene encoding F-box/kelch-repeat protein At5g48980-like, which yields MSLTAIDSGQEPPSKKPAIEPTTNLPLPEELVLGCLARVSRSHYPILSLVSKIFRSLTSSPVLYQTRSLLNRTENCLYVCLQFPNDPNLRWFTLYRKPDKALNNKKKKKKETSSGYVLGQVRIGHRLYAISDGPCSSNVFFLDCRTHAWVETPSLRFDHSLPECGGMMYLPGGSENPDSLKCVEVFNVMTQIWNPVPPEEKIFRLRDLQGRAYKNNDVVASRRSPVVVRLKDYTLHLVGSDTLCLIENTFYRYDASSSGKLVWCNRDTEPDVWRKPDVWRKVKGLEGLPKFTRYSNVYLVESGGKLVVFWDTCVPARGGFREKTIWCAEISLETGSGDGVWGKVEWFDAVLTVPKSYKFVYAIAATL from the exons ATGTCGTTGACAGCCATCGATTCCGGTCAAGAGCCACCGTCGAAGAAGCCGGCGATAGAACCTACGACAAATCTGCCACTTCCAGAAGAGCTAGTATTGGGTTGCTTAGCCCGCGTCTCAAGATCGCACTACCCCATTCTCTCACTCGTCTCCAAGATCTTTCGTTCGCTCACTTCTTCACCGGTTCTTTACCAGACCCGATCTCTCTTAAACCGCACCGAGAACTGTCTCTATGTGTGCTTGCAGTTCCCCAATGACCCTAACCTCCGCTGGTTCACTCTCTATCGGAAACCCGACAAAGCGCTTAacaataagaagaaaaagaaaaaggagacTTCGAGTGGGTATGTTTTGGGTCAGGTTCGGATTGGTCATAGGCTCTACGCCATCAGCGATGGCCCCTGCTCTTCTAACGTCTTCTTCCTCGACTGTCGAACGCACGCGTGGGTCGAAACTCCAAGCCTGAGGTTTGATCACTCCTTACCAGAGTGCGGTGGAATGATGTATTTACCAGGAGGCTCCGAGAACCCAGATTCTCTGAAATGTGTGGAAGTGTTTAACGTAATGACACAAATTTGGAACCCCGTGCCTCCCGAGGAGAAGATATTCAGACTCAGAGATTTACAAGGAAGGGCTTACAAGAACAATGATGTAGTGGCGTCTCGTAGGTCGCCTGTGGTTGTAAGGCTAAAGGATTATACATTGCACTTGGTAGGATCTGATACTCTTTGTTTGATAGAGAATACATTTTATCGCTATGACGCATCGTCCAGTGGGAAGCTAGTTTG GTGTAACCGTGATACCGAACCAGATGTTTGGAGGAAACCAGATGTTTGGAGGAAAGTTAAAGGTTTGGAAGGACTGCCTAAGTTTACCCGCTATAGCAATGTTTATCTGGTTGAAAGTGGTGGTAAGTTGGTGGTGTTTTGGGATACGTGTGTGCCTGCACGTGGTGGGTTTAGGGAGAAGACGATTTGGTGTGCAGAGATCTCGTTGGAAACGGGCAGCGGTGATGGGGTTTGGGGAAAGGTAGAG